TTTGAGGTAATCGACGATGCGCAAGGGCTGGCCGGGCTTGGCGCCGACCTCGGTCCGCACCCGGCGCAGGCGTTCGCTCCGGGTCTTGAGGTCGGCCACGCGGATGACGTCCTGGTAGGACATCCAGGCGGCCAGGTGGCGGGCGACGCTCCGGCTGGTGGCGAGGTCGGGGCTCTGGTCGGCGGCCAACACACCGTCGAGGCGGTCGAGGTAGCGCCCGGCATAGGCGGCGTTCTGGTAATCGGCAAGCCGCGCCACCGCCTCGCCGACGAGTTCGTGAAGCTCGGCCGGACAAGTCTCGCGCAGGCGCTTTTCCAGGGCTGGCAGGTTGGCCGGCGGTGTCGCCGGTGGTGGCGCCGCAGGTTCGGCCATCTGGGGCTCCGGCGTGCCGGCCCGGGCGATATCGAAGCCCGCCGCGAAGCCCTCGAGGTTGGCGGCCACGGCGATGCCGGTCTCGGCCACCGCGGCCTCGTAGGCCTGGCGCGAAAGTGGCAGGACGCCCGAACCGGCGATGGCGCCCAGCAGCACGGCGTTGATGATGCTGCCACTCTCGCGGGCCAGCGCCGCCAGGTCGGCCAGGATGCGCTGGCGGGCCAGTACACGAGCCGCTTCCAGCACGCGTCCGGCCTCGAAACGGCCGTCACCGAGCGCCGCTTTCTCGGTCACCGAATAGACCCGGTGGGTCGAGGCGATCAGCGTCGTGCGGTCCGGGCTGACGAAACCGTTCTGCAGCGCCCGGCCGGCCTCCATCAACTCCGAGGCCACCATCAGGTCGATGCCGCCGGGGCTGGGCACGAGCGTCAGGATCGGCTCCCGGCCGGCCAGTTCGGCCCGTGTCGTGGGGAAGATTTCGATGTAATAGGTGGTCGCTCCGGTGCGCTGGGCGACGCCGGGGATGGCCGTGCGCTGCACTGGAAAGCCCTCGGACTGGGCCGCCCCCACCAGCCAGTCGGCCAGCACCCCGCCACCCTCGCCGCCCAGCGCCGCCACCAGGACGGAGAGCGGACGCTCCGGCAAGGCGCTCATGCCGGCGCTCCGCCGGGCCTGGCCAGCCAGCCGATCAGGCGCCCGCGCAGGGCCGCCACGAAGCGGTCCCAGAGGTTCGGGTTCTGCACGATCTCGGCCCGGTAGAACGATGGGCAGAGGATGGCGGCATGGGCCACCTCGCCACAAAGGCCGCAGCCGACGCAGCCTTGGTCGACACTGGCCACCGGGTCGGGCCTCAGCGGATCCGAGCTCGGCTTGATGGTCAGCGAGGGGCAGCCCGAAAGCCGGATGCAGGAATGATCGCCGGTGCATACCGTGTCATCGATGCCGAAGCGCTCCCGCACCAGGCGCCGGCCGGCTTCCAGTCGGGCGCGGTCGGCGGGCTTCTTGCGCCGCTGCAGGGCCAGCATGCATTCGCCATCGGCAACGATCACCTTGAGGCCGGGATCGCTGGTGGTCATGGCTTGGCGCAGCGTCCGCACCATGGCCGCCACGTCGTAGGTGCGC
This genomic window from Alphaproteobacteria bacterium contains:
- a CDS encoding indolepyruvate oxidoreductase subunit beta family protein; this translates as MSALPERPLSVLVAALGGEGGGVLADWLVGAAQSEGFPVQRTAIPGVAQRTGATTYYIEIFPTTRAELAGREPILTLVPSPGGIDLMVASELMEAGRALQNGFVSPDRTTLIASTHRVYSVTEKAALGDGRFEAGRVLEAARVLARQRILADLAALARESGSIINAVLLGAIAGSGVLPLSRQAYEAAVAETGIAVAANLEGFAAGFDIARAGTPEPQMAEPAAPPPATPPANLPALEKRLRETCPAELHELVGEAVARLADYQNAAYAGRYLDRLDGVLAADQSPDLATSRSVARHLAAWMSYQDVIRVADLKTRSERLRRVRTEVGAKPGQPLRIVDYLKPGLEELCSLLPTAIARPLLAWAERTGRLESFNIGLHIPTSSVSGFVLLRLLGGLRWWRPRSFRFGDEQTRIEAWLATVTRAAALDADFALQVAETARLHKGYGETYRRGRRNFDGILEAHVAPRLAAGEGRGAAAAVEGAIAAALAVS